The Candidatus Latescibacterota bacterium genomic interval CCAGGATCAGTGGCCTGTGGATGATATTTATAGGTCTGTTTCTGAAAAAGGCCGCCGCGGACAGTTACAGGAATGTGTTGTACAGGGAGATATTGGGTGAGATAAGAATCTCGGATATCATGCGAGAAGATGTGATTACCGTCGATGCGTCAATGGATCTGATGACCCTGGTGGATGAATATTTCCTGAAATACCGTTTCGGGGCTTTCCCCGTAGTGACCGGTGGAGTCCTGCAGGGGATGGTTTCCCTGGATGCCGTGAGAAAAAGACCCAGGGAGGAATGGAGAGGCTTGACCGTTTCGGAAGTAATGGGTCGTGATGCGATGTCGTGTGTCGTATTTGAAAATGAACCAGCCGACAGGCTTTTTTCCCTGATAATTCAGAAGGGATACAGTCTGGTCCCAGTGGCAGGAGAGGACGGCAGGATCATCGGTATGGTGACCCGGCGTGATTTCTCTGATGCCGTCAAGGTTATGACATCACTTCTCAGGTAGTGGATTCAGTGTCCCGGTCGTGATCTACTTCGAGTTCATCGATTTCTTCTTCCAGGAGAACGTTGACAGCTCCGTACTTGTCCGCCATTCGGGCTCTCTTGTCATCCTGTTTTCTTGTATGATGTTCGCCCATGTCTCTGGATGAATTATTTTTGGGCTTGTGGTGCTTGATCGTGCGCTTCAAGGCGTCCGCTCCTTTTTTCGATCTTCAGACCATAGCTTCGTGACAGCCAGCATTATGCAAGAAATATGACAAATCGATTTTTTGGGAATAAATCAAATACAGGGGATTTGTGAATTACAGATGTGGTCTGTCAGATTCTGACGTTGTCACCATTTAATTATCAATCAAGCTGTCCCGATAATCTGCCGAAATAGGGACGGGTACAGACGAAAGAGGTAATGGTGCCGATAACTCACCTACCCGGCTACCATGCCATTATATATAAACCGAGATCGCCTTTCAGATGAGGATGCAGGTGAAAGAACAGCATATGGATGAACTTATGAGGAGATCCTGGAAGGCCGCCGCTGAAACGGCGGAGACTCCTCTGATATTGATAGATAGCCGCGGAACAGTCCTTGATGTGAATGTTGCTTTTTGCAAGATGTCCGGGTTTACAGCGGAAGATCTCGAAGGGACGATCCCGCCATACCCTTTCAGCATTCCAGGTGGCATAGACGAGGCGCTTAAGGGTTTGAATGGGCAGGAAGAAAGCGTGTCGAAAGCAACGATCCGGGGGGTCAGTGGAGTGGTCCTGCCCGTACGTGTTCTTTCGACAAGACTGATTGGAAGTGATTCCGGCCTGATATCATCATGTCTGCGCCCTGATGGTGGATCTGTTAAAAGCGGGAATAATGTGCTCGCGCTGGACACCGGTGCTCTCCTGGACGCGATGATGGAATGTGTCGAAGATGGCTTTTTCATCAAGGACAGGGATAGAATATATGCATACGTCAGTGATAACTTCAGTGCGATGCTCAGAATCGCGCCGAATCGTATCATTGGCAGAAAATACGGGGAACTCTTTGAAGATGACAGGGTAGAGACCGTAAAGGGAAACGATCTTGCCGTCCTTGAGGGACAGACCGTTCAGTCGCGGTACAATCGGGTCATCGCGGAGCGGGCATGTATATTAAACGTGAAGAAAACTCCCCTGAGGGACAGTACCGGGGAAGTGATAGGAATAGTAGGTATCACCAGGGATGTGACAGCGGAGACAAGACTTGCCATCGACCTTATTCACGCCCAGAGGACCGAGGCCCTGATGAATCTGGCCTCGGATATCGCACACGATTTCAATAATTTTATTTATGGTATTACCGGATATGTCGCGCTCGCGATGTCTTCGCTGGATGAAGAACATCCCGCGTTCGTCGATCTCAAGGAAGCGATCAATGCCACAGAACAAGCCGGAGAATACACGAAAAAACTGCAGGCACTGGGAAGATATATGCCTCCTGATCTTGGTGAGGAATCTGTAGGAGATATTCTGGGTAGTCTCGAGCACGTCCTTCAATCGACATTTCCCGATGATATCACGATCGATCTCAATATAAGAAGTGAAGACATCCGGTTCGTGGTCGATCGAGGAAGAATAGAGAGAGCGTTGCTCAATATCTGTCTTAACGCGAGGGATGCAATGCCTGACGGGGGCACTGTGATGATAGAAAGCGGGATTGTAAATTTACTCGCCGCTGATCTGGAGACAGGGCTCGATATCCCGGATGGCCCCTATTGTAGAATAGTGATAAGCGATTCAGGAGAGGGAATGGATCCGGAGACCAGGGAACACGCTTTCGAGCCCTTTTTTACGACACGGAAGATCGCGTCTGCGACCGGATTGGGGCTTTCCATAGCCTTCGGGATCATCAAGGACCACAAGGGAACGATCAAGATCATTACCG includes:
- a CDS encoding PAS domain-containing protein, whose translation is MKEQHMDELMRRSWKAAAETAETPLILIDSRGTVLDVNVAFCKMSGFTAEDLEGTIPPYPFSIPGGIDEALKGLNGQEESVSKATIRGVSGVVLPVRVLSTRLIGSDSGLISSCLRPDGGSVKSGNNVLALDTGALLDAMMECVEDGFFIKDRDRIYAYVSDNFSAMLRIAPNRIIGRKYGELFEDDRVETVKGNDLAVLEGQTVQSRYNRVIAERACILNVKKTPLRDSTGEVIGIVGITRDVTAETRLAIDLIHAQRTEALMNLASDIAHDFNNFIYGITGYVALAMSSLDEEHPAFVDLKEAINATEQAGEYTKKLQALGRYMPPDLGEESVGDILGSLEHVLQSTFPDDITIDLNIRSEDIRFVVDRGRIERALLNICLNARDAMPDGGTVMIESGIVNLLAADLETGLDIPDGPYCRIVISDSGEGMDPETREHAFEPFFTTRKIASATGLGLSIAFGIIKDHKGTIKIITEPGQGTAVEVLLPLTEEQAALQSEESSAESLHLREVT